From the Erythrolamprus reginae isolate rEryReg1 chromosome Z, rEryReg1.hap1, whole genome shotgun sequence genome, one window contains:
- the LOC139153537 gene encoding uncharacterized protein isoform X1 yields MEQECLALLATCVQTSQFLVQQWMLTRRTVIFAIARILQRRRFRRSATVLRRILSASVRRKRALLRLHRNAIVSVVTMVYSSSPALHYEHELMALSERSHWMLPRCSEWWERMISSEQDDKCWISLFRMSRSTLMYIAEELRPALQRRDTGMRSHIPVEKRVAITIWKLAHHDSYKTVSELFGVGISSACSIFEEVCEEINCRLLAQTILLGDPQGVMEGFKDMGFPNCLGAIDAIHISILCPPFSADSYINCKGFYSMVLQALVDSKSRFTDIYVGFPERSHDSRILHNSPFFNSMDEGTFGPQTPAVLEGVSMTPVVIGDHAYPLRPWLMKPYPAPKTEAQEKFNDRLAKCRMCVERAFGVLRARWRCLQMRLDVREKLIPVVISTCCILHNICEIKGDELLEPLESPTAADTQNASARPRVPLSEAGLTKRACQIRAAYCSYFEKNF; encoded by the coding sequence ATGGAGCAAGAGTGCTTGGCTCTTCTTGCTACTTGTGTTCAAACCTCTCAATTCCTAGTGCAACAATGGATGCTGACCAGGCGTACTGTGATATTCGCCATAGCAAGGATCCTTCAGCGGAGGCGCTTTCGCCGTTCGGCCACAGTGCTGAGGCGCATCCTCTCAGCTAGCGTCCGTCGTAAGAGAGCCTTGCTACGGCTTCACCGCAATGCTATAGTCTCTGTGGTCACTATGGTGTACTCATCTTCACCCGCACTGCATTATGAGCACGAGCTGATGGCCCTGTCAGAGCGATCGCACTGGATGCTCCCCAGATGTAGTGAATGGTGGGAGCGAATGATTTCTTCGGAACAGGATGATAAGTGTTGGATTTCTTTATTCAGAATGTCGCGCTCCACACTGATGTATATTGCTGAGGAGTTGCGGCCTGCCTTACAGCGGCGAGACACTGGCATGAGGTCACACATTCCTGTGGAGAAGAGGGTGGCCATCACCATTTGGAAACTTGCGCATCACGACAGTTACAAGACTGTCTCGGAGCTCTTTGGAGTGGGAATTTCATCAGCCTGCTCAATCTTCGAAGAAGTCTGCGAGGAAATAAATTGTAGGCTCCTGGCCCAAACAATTCTCTTGGGCGATCCACAAGGTGTTATGGAAGGCTTCAAGGATATGGGCTTTCCCAACTGCCTTGGTGCAATTGATGCGATCCATATCTCCATCCTCTGCCCTCCCTTCTCTGCTGACTCCTACATTAATTGCAAAGGCTTCTATTCAATGGTATTGCAGGCTCTAGTAGATAGTAAATCTCGTTTCACTGATATTTATGTTGGGTTTCCAGAGAGATCCCATGATTCCCGCATCTTGCATAACTCTCCTTTTTTCAACAGCATGGATGAAGGCACATTTGGCCCACAAACTCCAGCAGTACTTGAAGGGGTTTCAATGACTCCTGTTGTCATTGGAGATCATGCCTACCCACTTCGCCCCTGGCTAATGAAACCCTATCCAGCACCAAAAACTGAGGCCCAAGAAAAGTTCAACGATAGGCTTGCCAAATGCCGAATGTGCGTGGAGAGAGCTTTTGGGGTCTTGAGAGCTCGCTGGAGATGTTTGCAAATGAGACTGGATGTGAGAGAGAAGCTCATTCCTGTGGTCATATCTACATGCTGCATCTTACACAATATTTGTGAAATCAAAGGAGATGAGCTGCTAGAACCATTAGAGAGTCCTACAGCTGCTGATACCCAGAATGCTTCAGCCAGGCCAAGGGTGCCACTGTCGGAAGCTGGACTTACAAAAAGAGCTTGCCAGATCAGGGCTGCGTATTGTTCCTATTTTGAAAAGAACTTTTAG
- the LOC139153538 gene encoding uncharacterized protein codes for MQKEELGMDENRNPEEELRLLGGKKEKCHNLSNRIRTGSWESNGYTASSEIADEPSVPLSPSNSLNIRNLQLSERDPPQHTRRYPPNFHHGRPFRPAYRKTYRGNTSDRKEWGPSTNGHHSAPEGLSNGRWQHRRRGYSDSPSPLSSPEMERVSTIKASEKPAVTFNASSVTTEESEKETWSLFRPPPAFPVDSSSARIIPKISYASKLKENLDQPGKACHVPASAVRTTNSLPNCVLAPAPCSPPPTDSSRRQHLGAIFQNEWGLSFINEPGAGNGGGGGIAPVKETENADVEACWENMEASDWQAARNYHFQEWSHIWELHSQAPSRVMVYSETLDGKG; via the exons ATGCAGAaagaagaactgggcatggatgagAATCGCAATCCAGAGGAAGAACTgcgtctcctgggaggaaagaaggagaaatgccATAATCTCAGCAACCGTATCCGAACAG GATCATGGGAATCAAATGGATATACTGCAAGTTCTGAGATAGCTGATGAGCCCAGTGTTCCCCTGAGTCCTTCCAACAGCCTTAACATCCGCAATCTCCAGCTGTCTGAGCGAGACCCACCCCAGCATACCCGCCGTTATCCTCCTAATTTCCATCATGGCCGGCCCTTCCGTCCTGCCTACCGCAAAACTTATCGAGGCAACACCTCAGACCGCAAGGAATGGGGACCTAGCACTAATGGCCACCACTCTGCTCCAGAGGGTCTTTCCAATGGGAGATGGCAGCATCGACGCCGTGGCTATTCTGACTCACCCTCCCCATTGTCTTCTCCCGAAATGGAACGAGTCAGTACTATCAAAGCCAGTGAGAAGCCTGCTGTTACATTTAATGCCTCCAGTGTAACCACTGAGGAATCTGAGAAGGAAACATGGTCACTCTTTCGGCCCCCTCCTGCTTTCCCAGTTGATAGCAGCAGTGCCAGGATCATTCCCAAGATCTCTTATGCCAGCAAGCTGAAAGAGAACTTGGATCAACCAGGCAAAGCCTGCCATGTTCCAGCCTCGGCTGTCCGCACCACTAATAGCCTCCCCAACTGTGTCTTGGCGCCAGCCCCCTGCAGCCCCCCGCCAACCGATAGCAGTAGGCGGCAGCATCTGGGAGCCATCTTCCAAAATGAATGGGGCCTCTCCTTTATCAATGAGCCAGGAGCCGGGAATGGAGGGGGCGGTGGAATTGCACCAGTCAAGGAGACAGAAAATGCAGATGTTGAAGCGTGTTGGGAAAACATGGAAGCCAGTGACTGGCAGGCTGCAAGAAATTATCACTTTCAAG AATGGAGCCATATATGGGAGCTACACAGTCAAG CTCCTAGCAGAGTGATGGTCTACTCGGAAACCTTGGATGGGAAAGGTTAA